From a region of the Prevotella melaninogenica genome:
- a CDS encoding 3-deoxy-D-manno-octulosonic acid transferase, which yields MYNIIMYAIQFGIAVGSLFNEKLRKMWRGEQEAVRILREKVESDAQYVWFHAASLGEFEQGRPLIEQIRKDYPQYKILLTFFSPSGYEVRKNYEGADIITYLPIDTVGNARRFLRAVRPVMAFFIKYEFWYNYLHILQYRDIPVYSVSSIFRPDQIFFKWYGRGYGRVLKCFSRFFVQNEESKELLNKIGISDAVVVGDTRFDRVLQIKEASKKLPLVEKFVNRDATDRKKVFVAGSSWQPDEEIFLKYFNENRDWKLIIAPHVIGEDHLKTILSLIKDKKVVRYIQATEENVADADVLIIDCFGLLSSIYHYGDVAYVGGGFGVGIHNVLEAAVWDMPVLFGPNNKHFAEAQGLLRDGGGFEVFDFESFSLLMNHFAEDEEYRSACGSLAGTYVESLAGATNKVLSNVKL from the coding sequence ATGTATAATATAATAATGTATGCCATCCAGTTTGGTATCGCTGTGGGTAGTCTTTTCAATGAAAAACTGCGCAAGATGTGGCGAGGCGAACAGGAGGCTGTGCGGATTTTACGTGAGAAGGTGGAGTCAGACGCTCAATACGTTTGGTTTCATGCTGCTTCATTGGGGGAGTTTGAACAGGGTCGCCCTTTGATAGAGCAGATACGAAAAGACTATCCGCAATATAAGATTCTGCTTACTTTCTTTTCTCCTTCTGGTTATGAGGTGAGGAAGAATTATGAGGGAGCAGATATCATTACCTACCTGCCTATAGATACGGTGGGTAATGCGCGCAGATTCCTACGTGCAGTTCGTCCTGTTATGGCGTTCTTTATCAAGTATGAATTCTGGTATAATTACCTGCATATCCTGCAGTATCGTGATATACCAGTCTATAGCGTGTCAAGCATTTTCCGTCCAGATCAAATCTTCTTTAAGTGGTATGGCAGAGGTTATGGTCGTGTTTTAAAGTGCTTTAGCCGTTTCTTTGTTCAGAATGAGGAGAGCAAGGAACTCTTGAATAAGATAGGAATCTCTGACGCTGTTGTTGTGGGTGATACTCGCTTCGACCGTGTCTTGCAAATCAAGGAGGCAAGTAAGAAATTACCTTTGGTGGAGAAGTTCGTCAATAGGGATGCTACTGATAGAAAGAAAGTCTTTGTGGCAGGATCATCATGGCAGCCTGATGAGGAAATCTTCCTCAAGTACTTTAATGAGAATAGGGACTGGAAACTTATCATTGCACCGCACGTTATCGGAGAAGATCATCTAAAGACTATCCTCTCACTGATAAAGGATAAGAAGGTAGTACGCTACATACAGGCAACAGAAGAGAATGTTGCTGATGCCGATGTATTGATTATCGACTGTTTTGGTTTGCTGTCATCGATTTATCATTATGGTGATGTTGCCTACGTAGGTGGCGGTTTCGGTGTAGGAATTCACAATGTCCTCGAGGCTGCAGTGTGGGATATGCCTGTTCTCTTTGGTCCTAACAACAAGCATTTTGCCGAAGCACAAGGACTCTTGCGTGATGGTGGTGGCTTTGAAGTTTTCGACTTTGAGAGTTTTAGTTTGTTGATGAATCACTTTGCTGAAGACGAAGAATATCGCTCCGCTTGTGGTTCTTTGGCAGGTACTTATGTCGAGAGTTTGGCAGGTGCTACAAATAAAGTTCTAAGCAACGTAAAGTTATGA
- a CDS encoding HD family phosphohydrolase produces MIRFKNISNPYWRNMVSRVALVIVAVVLIVLFLPRTQGKLFHYDEGKPWMYGQLIAKFDFPIFKTDAALKVEKDSITKHFQPYYNINQTVEQKKIEQFKQAYKDGIPGLSKDYVDAIAHRLHEIYEAGVIDPQQYSTLAKDSNHYIRVVTGKQAVSVPINKTYSTLGAYEQLFMDPLLGPKRSVLQQCNLNDYIEANLVYDKDRSETEMNDMLSLIPQASGMVLEGQRIIDRGDIVDAKTYRVLNSFEQAMEKRKATEDEITSTFIGQTIYVLIFICLFTLYLALFRKDYFNKPRSISLLYVMIVIYPILTSLMMEHNILSVYILPFSMAPIFFRVFMDSRTAFIGHMTMVLICAVAVKYQYEFIIVQVVAGLVAICSLRELSKRSQIFLTALLVTIASAAVYLSLQLIQADDFSKLDRTMYYHFAVNGFFLLFTYPLMLVIEKTFGFVSTVTMFELSNTNNELLRRLSEVAPGTFQHSITVGNLATEIASRIGAKSQLVRTGALYHDIGKMLNPAFFTENQAGINPHDKLNDLESARIIISHVTEGLKLAEKYNLPREIKEFITTHHGAGLAKYFYIHYKNEHPDEEVNEELFRYPGPNPFTREQAILMMSDTVEAASRSLQEYTEESISGLVNRLIDGQVADGNFTDCPITFRDITAAKAVLIERLKAMYHTRIQYPQLKA; encoded by the coding sequence ATGATAAGATTCAAAAACATTAGCAACCCCTATTGGCGGAATATGGTTTCAAGAGTAGCCTTGGTCATCGTTGCCGTCGTATTGATAGTGCTATTTTTACCCCGTACACAAGGTAAACTTTTCCATTATGACGAAGGAAAACCATGGATGTACGGACAGTTGATTGCTAAGTTCGATTTCCCTATCTTTAAGACTGATGCTGCGTTAAAGGTTGAGAAAGACTCTATCACAAAGCATTTCCAGCCTTATTACAACATTAACCAAACGGTTGAACAGAAGAAGATTGAACAGTTTAAGCAGGCATACAAGGATGGTATACCGGGCTTGTCAAAAGACTATGTCGATGCGATTGCTCACCGACTACACGAAATCTATGAGGCTGGAGTCATTGATCCACAACAGTACTCTACACTTGCCAAAGACAGCAACCATTACATACGTGTCGTAACTGGTAAGCAAGCGGTGAGTGTACCTATTAATAAAACCTACTCTACTCTTGGTGCCTATGAGCAGCTTTTCATGGACCCTTTGTTAGGTCCGAAGCGTTCCGTACTTCAGCAATGTAATCTTAACGACTACATAGAGGCAAACCTTGTCTATGACAAAGACCGTAGTGAGACGGAGATGAATGATATGCTAAGTCTTATTCCGCAGGCTTCAGGCATGGTGCTGGAGGGGCAACGCATCATCGATCGTGGTGACATTGTCGATGCAAAAACCTATCGTGTGCTTAATTCCTTTGAGCAAGCAATGGAGAAACGCAAGGCTACTGAAGACGAGATAACATCTACCTTCATCGGACAGACCATCTACGTCCTAATCTTCATTTGCCTTTTCACACTCTACTTGGCACTCTTCAGAAAAGATTATTTTAACAAACCACGCTCCATATCGCTCCTTTATGTGATGATAGTCATCTATCCTATCCTCACATCCTTGATGATGGAGCATAACATTCTGAGTGTGTATATCCTTCCATTCAGTATGGCTCCGATATTCTTCCGTGTGTTCATGGACTCACGAACAGCCTTCATAGGACACATGACAATGGTACTTATCTGTGCGGTGGCTGTCAAATATCAATACGAATTCATTATCGTACAGGTTGTTGCTGGCCTCGTGGCGATTTGTTCTTTGCGCGAATTATCAAAGAGAAGTCAAATCTTCCTTACCGCACTCCTTGTCACAATTGCCTCTGCAGCAGTGTACTTATCACTCCAACTCATACAGGCAGACGATTTCTCAAAGCTTGACCGCACCATGTATTACCATTTTGCGGTTAATGGTTTCTTCCTTCTCTTTACCTATCCACTGATGTTGGTCATCGAGAAGACTTTCGGCTTCGTGTCTACCGTAACAATGTTTGAGTTGTCAAACACAAACAATGAACTGCTACGCCGACTCAGTGAGGTTGCTCCTGGTACCTTCCAGCATTCTATCACAGTTGGTAATCTTGCCACAGAAATAGCCAGTAGAATCGGTGCAAAGAGCCAGTTGGTTCGTACTGGTGCGCTTTATCATGATATTGGTAAGATGCTCAACCCTGCATTCTTTACCGAGAATCAGGCAGGCATCAACCCACATGACAAGCTGAACGACCTTGAGAGTGCACGTATCATCATCAGTCATGTGACAGAAGGTCTGAAACTTGCAGAGAAATACAACCTCCCACGCGAGATTAAGGAGTTTATTACCACCCATCATGGTGCTGGACTTGCTAAGTATTTCTACATACACTACAAGAATGAACATCCTGATGAGGAGGTCAACGAGGAGCTATTCCGTTATCCAGGACCTAATCCTTTCACCCGTGAACAGGCTATTCTAATGATGAGTGATACCGTTGAGGCTGCTTCACGCTCTCTACAGGAATACACCGAAGAGAGTATCAGTGGATTGGTAAACCGACTCATTGATGGTCAAGTTGCTGATGGAAACTTCACGGATTGTCCTATCACATTCCGTGACATCACCGCTGCTAAGGCTGTACTTATCGAACGTCTGAAAGCGATGTATCATACTCGTATTCAGTATCCACAGTTGAAAGCATAG
- the gltX gene encoding glutamate--tRNA ligase, with protein MAERNVRVRFAPSPTGALHIGGVRTALYNYLFARQHGGKLIFRIEDTDSNRFVPGAEEYILDSFDWLGIKFDEGVSFGGEHGPYRQSERRDIYKKYVNQLLEAGKAYIAFDTPEELDAKRKEIENFQYDAHTRLQMRNSLTMSKEEVESLIEDGQQYVVRFKIEPGEEVHINDMIRGDVCIKTDILDDKVLFKSADELPTYHLANIVDDHLMEISHVIRGEEWLPSAPLHVLLYRAFGWEDSMPRFAHLPLLLKPEGKGKLSKRDGDRLGFPVFPLEWHDPKTGEVSSGYRESGYFPEAVVNFLALLGWNPGTEQELFSLEELVKAFDITKCSKSGAKFDYQKGMWFNHEYILRKSDDEIAQLFAPIVANNGVEATMEQVTQVVHMMKDRVSFVKELWELCSFFFIAPTSYDEKTVKKRWKEYSAQQMSELADVLEGIEDFSVEGQEPIVLKWVEDKGYKLGDIMNAFRLTLVGIGKGPGMFDISAFLGKEETLKRMHKAIEVLG; from the coding sequence ATGGCAGAAAGAAATGTGAGAGTGCGTTTTGCTCCAAGTCCAACAGGTGCTTTGCATATTGGTGGTGTGCGTACTGCTTTGTATAACTACCTTTTCGCTCGTCAACATGGCGGCAAACTTATCTTCCGTATTGAGGACACAGACTCTAATCGTTTTGTTCCTGGGGCAGAGGAATATATCCTCGACTCTTTTGATTGGTTAGGTATTAAGTTTGATGAGGGCGTAAGCTTTGGTGGTGAACATGGTCCTTATCGTCAGAGCGAACGTCGTGATATTTATAAAAAGTACGTCAATCAGCTTTTAGAAGCTGGTAAGGCATACATTGCTTTCGATACGCCAGAGGAGTTGGATGCGAAGCGTAAGGAAATTGAAAACTTCCAGTACGATGCGCATACTCGTCTGCAGATGCGTAACTCTTTGACAATGTCAAAGGAGGAAGTTGAAAGTCTGATAGAAGATGGCCAACAATATGTTGTTCGTTTCAAGATAGAACCAGGTGAGGAAGTTCATATCAATGATATGATTCGTGGTGATGTTTGCATCAAGACAGATATCCTTGATGATAAAGTTCTGTTCAAAAGCGCAGACGAATTGCCAACTTATCACCTTGCAAACATCGTTGATGATCACTTGATGGAAATCTCTCACGTTATTCGTGGTGAGGAATGGTTGCCAAGTGCACCGTTACATGTATTGCTTTACCGTGCCTTTGGTTGGGAAGATAGTATGCCACGCTTTGCCCATCTACCTTTGTTGTTGAAGCCAGAGGGTAAGGGTAAGCTCAGTAAGCGTGATGGTGACCGCCTTGGTTTCCCTGTGTTCCCATTGGAGTGGCACGACCCTAAGACTGGTGAAGTAAGTTCAGGCTATCGTGAGAGTGGCTATTTCCCAGAGGCAGTAGTCAACTTCTTGGCACTCTTGGGCTGGAACCCAGGTACAGAGCAGGAACTCTTCTCGCTTGAGGAACTTGTAAAAGCATTCGATATCACGAAGTGTTCAAAGAGTGGAGCTAAGTTCGACTATCAAAAGGGTATGTGGTTTAACCACGAATACATCCTCCGTAAGTCTGATGATGAGATAGCACAACTCTTTGCACCAATCGTAGCTAACAATGGTGTTGAGGCTACTATGGAGCAGGTGACACAGGTTGTACATATGATGAAAGACCGTGTTAGCTTCGTTAAGGAACTTTGGGAACTTTGCTCTTTCTTCTTCATTGCACCAACAAGCTATGATGAGAAGACCGTTAAGAAACGTTGGAAGGAATATTCTGCACAGCAGATGAGCGAGCTTGCTGATGTCTTGGAGGGAATAGAAGACTTCAGTGTCGAAGGTCAGGAACCTATCGTTTTGAAATGGGTAGAGGACAAAGGCTATAAGCTTGGTGATATCATGAACGCATTCCGACTCACCCTTGTTGGTATTGGTAAGGGTCCTGGAATGTTCGATATATCTGCTTTCCTTGGCAAAGAGGAGACCTTGAAGCGTATGCACAAGGCTATTGAGGTGTTGGGATAA